A genome region from Conger conger chromosome 16, fConCon1.1, whole genome shotgun sequence includes the following:
- the rpl27 gene encoding large ribosomal subunit protein eL27: protein MGKFMKPGKVVMVLAGRYAGRKAVIVKNIDDGTSDRPYSHALVSGIDRYPRKVTTTMGKKKVAKRSKIKAFVKVYNYNHLMPTRYSVDIPLDKTIVNKDVFRDPALKRKARREAKIKFEERYKTGKNKWFFQKLRF from the exons ATGGGCAAATTCATGAAACCTGGGAAGGTGGTGATGGTCCTAGCTGGACGCTATGCTGGGCGCAAGGCTGTCATCGTCAAG AACATTGATGATGGGACATCCGACCGCCCTTATAGCCACGCTTTGGTGTCAGGCATCGACCGCTACCCTCGCAAAGTCACCACCACCATGGGCAAGAAGAAGGTCGCCAAGAGGTCCAAGATCAAGGCCTTTGTCAAGGTCTACAACTACAACCACCTCATGCCCACCAG ataCTCTGTTGATATCCCTCTGGATAAAACCATCGTCAACAAGGATGTGTTCAGGGACCCCGCGCTGAAGCGCAAGGCCCGGCGGGAGGCCAAGATCAAGTTTGAGGAGAG GTACAAGACCGGCAAGAACAAATGGTTCTTCCAGAAGCTCCGATTCTAA